The region ACTGCTTCCAATTGTTTATAGATGTCCTTTTTTATTGGATATTCTAAACCCTATGCCTATATTTGTCAAAAAGCAGAAGTGTTTGTGTTGAAGTTTTTGTCAAGGCATAAATCACTGTGATACGAGCTCTCTGCCAGAGCCATCCCATTTTTACAGTAATAAACTGCAGAATCTCCTTCTTCTACATTGTTGATAATCAAAGGGTAATctgatgtggtctgatgagttgCTGTGTGTCTTGCAGACGGGAACCCAGTGTTATATTTGGTTGAACTCCATGATAAAACCTCAGCAtatagagaggaacttctcctGGGATCTGTCTGTACCAACGTACAGTGCTGTTAGTAACAGTCCCCAGGTTACAGTCCATGGTGGCTGTCTCTCCTTTCCTCACCGACACAACAGGAGGGTTCTGTGTCACCACCGTCACACCACTCACACCTGAAACAACAAGATGACATGAAGTGAAGAGAAACACACAGACCGATGAATCCAACATGAGCTCCAGTCTGCAGTAAGTCATTCTCCTTACATGTTAGAGCAGTGATGAGAGTCCAGAGGGTCCCCAGCATGTTGTCAGTGTGTGCTGACAAGGATCCTGAACTTGGAAAGAGACCTGACTGCTGCCAGAGGAGAGAGTTGAGAGGATGAGGAGAGGAGGTGCTGAAGGAGACATTTAATACAACACTGACAGGAGGAGGAGCTTTATACACAACTAATAATGCTTCCAAATATTAACATGCATCTCTCATTCTCTTTGTCCTTCTAAAAGGTCAAACACCAATCCAGTCTTATATCagctgcagcctctaacaggttttcttccaggttgtTACTAGAACTCTCCTGTCTTCCCCTCAACTCAGGCATCAACTCCTGCTTGGGAAAACTAACCCCATCCAGTCATCAGTCAACAACCGATTATCGTTTAATTATCAGCTTTGTGGAAGCAAGAGACTCTGCACTTTATTGCTGTAAAATATGAGAAAGCTCTGTTAATGAGCACATATCACAGTATCACAGTGATGTATCCTATAATAAAAACCTCAACTCAAACACTCCTGCTTTTCAAAAATAGACATCTTGAATTGAATAGGAACATAAAAAAGTAGCACCTCTTTTTGAGATGTTACACCACTGAAAATGAACCAAATGtaccaaagtccaaaatgttctTTATCATTTCTGtgatgatttattattaaagatCCTGTCAAGGATTGTTGATTTCCAAGTACTTTGATTTTCTCCCTAGAAAGAGTAAGCTGCTTTTTTAGATAATGTATGATAAAGATTCCCTTTTAAAGTTAGCTGATGTTATGAACCTTTTGTTAAACAGtctcaaacacacaaacaatgaCCATGAAAGTTCTTTAATGAGAAATTATCAGTATACACTGATAACAGGTTTTGGGAAAGGAGACACATCCCATTCTCTCAATAAAGTTGTAGATCTTCAAAAGCAAGGATGAAAGCCAGACAGTGCATTTTATATGAGGAAGCAGCAGCTTTTTAAATGGCCATAGTGGAGGTATTAGTGCCAGAATTATTTGATTCTGTGATCAAGATTCTACTGTACttgttttaatcatttgttgttgtttacaaGCATATTCTGTGTTTGAgagttatttaaacaaaaaagtgaaTATTAAGTGTTTAAATACCAGTACCCTTATTCAACCATTCGTATCCATATGATATGTGACATAATATTTGAACCATATGAGAGCTTTTATTACAAAGCATCAATGAACCTCTGGTTTGACTGAGAGCAGTGGCATCTCTACCATCAGAGACCAGACCAGACTTTCCACATCAGCAGGTCTCTGTCCATCCAGACATCAGACTGGAACATGAATAAGGTTTACACCTGTAAGGTGTCTTTGGTCTCCCAGACTGCAGAAAACCATCAAGTCAAGATGCATTGCTGAAGAATAGCAGAGGACCACAACCATCATTTATACTCTGCTTCTGTTCTGCTGCTTGCTGAAAACGAAACATTTATGCTAGAAAATGCAATTAATCAATATTCTGAatgaatgtgtttatttattattttcatcagCTTCGCAGTTGTTATATATCTTAATAGTGTTTCGTCATGTCAAAATTTTGattactttttgtgttttttttctgctggtaATTAAATGAATAAGCATCATTAaggaaaactaataaacaagcgaacaaattagaaaacattgttttatgtttctgaTATATTGTTGATCAACTAATTCTGAGGAGCTAATCTTGCAAGCGTCTCTTTAGCGTCATGATAAAtcaagtatttttttgtttcaccaCTTAAATACAACATTGTTATCTAAAAAGCATGtcgtaacaaaaataaagtaagttttacctttaaatttgtaaaacaacaagggagaaaatgaaagtaaataaGAATCTGCTTTTGAGTTTGTAAAATtcttaaaaccttttaaaagatGAGGGCGGATGAAAGTGAATTTCTGTCATTGAAGCACCACTAACCTACACCTCCCTTTCTGTCTTCACAGGATGCACCTGCAGATCTTCCCCCCATTTTTATATCTTCATGTAAATGAAGCTCGTGTTTCAGTTGTCTGTGAAACTGTCAGCATTTATTATCTGTTTTAAATACTATATCATCAAGCTATCTGTAAACAGTGGGACATTAGTTGTGTTGTAATAATTTTGAGTCAACTTTTCATCTGCTTTTGGATCTTACACATTTTCTTGGCTTTTTTGAGATTTTGTAGCTAAAATACTATATTGGTTTTAATATGAATATGAACTTCTGCACTATTTATTTACTGACAAACTGACAGTTAGTTCAGTATTTCAGAGATTGTTCCCTCTAAACGTTGACCTCATTATTTACACAAAAGGATAAAAAGCAGAAGAGTATGCAGTAaaagaagacacaaaaagaagagaagtgATGTTCCACTAAGTCTCATTTGTTGCTAACTTTATCAGGTTTTCAAAGACTGACATTTTGCAAGGTTGTATtggggtttttgttttgtgggtttttttgcactagtggccttttttctcagttatttaaaaaataaacattgctCACTAGACTCCCAACGACCAGCCAGCTCACCTCtgcaaaatatttcacatttttgccatttttgcagACGTTTGTTACATGCATAATATTTGggcattttaaacttttctcaAAAATATGTTCTTGATGGTAAATGCATTAAGATAAATAATTCATGCAGGTTTATGCATTTCTTTGTGGTGACAACCCCATGGGACCTGACACCCTCACAATAAGGATTAATGGAGCTGAATTTCCATGATGatagcattttaaaaaaaaagtaatttggaGCGGGaaacaattacatttaaaaattgtatctGAAATAATACAGAGGAAaaactataataaaaaaattataacaaaaacacatgtTATTTGGATATGTCCATAGACCTATAGGCCTGAAAAGCCCCAAAACTTTTAATTATATGTTTATGTCAAAAGCCCAGTATATCTAGTAGGAACTGAATGCTCAAAAAActagttattttaaatgttaaaaaaaggtACTTGTCCCATCCTTGCTTGTAAACAACGGAGTATTTTGGAGTTACTTCTTTTATAGCCAATCATGAAATTTACCTGATAGCAATGTTTTTTGAGAATTCCTCAACTTTCTCAGTTTTTGTTGGCCCTGGAgcagctttttttaaatgtgttgcaagcatcaaattcaaaatgagggaaattatatatatttatatatatatatatatacatataatatGTGAACAAAGTTTTCTTATTTCTCTTATATTGCAATATAATGATTATTTTACTAATTAATGGATTATTTTCATTATGAACACATAACGAGCGCAGTGTTTAAATGAAACCTTGCATGTTCATGGCCAAACATACATAGTAGTGGTTGTtgttgaattatttatttttcataaaaacaatagaagtagtaaaatttatttatttatttatttttaaccgtgtcctgtcctgCATGGAAGCACTcataattgttgtctgagtgccaggaAAAAAGCAAGTGAAGCTaaagctttaaagctctgcttgatattcacaaaaataaactttattagaaactgctttgggattatttcaattgttacggaaaCAGAAATGGAacggaaaaaaaagaagcatgaagagagaaaaggaagcaaaaaggaaaagaggagagaaggagaatagaatggaggaaagatagaaggatgaagagaatacaagataacaccctgcttgcttctacacctgctgAAATGTTCGTATTACCAGCCTTTTTACTGAAAGGTGCACagtacttatcaatgcaagatgtatttagtggtaaatgcggctcaaaatagaacatttgtgtatctgttaacaccagaatctaaacacctgtgggtctgagtgtgagccgcttgtgtatacaaggtttctccatacaaatatgcaatagtgagtgtgaggagccacggACCcacccccctggacctgggacagatacggaggagatccaagccacagacatccaaaggccccccagagcacaggaaccccaggagaaccaccgccgggactgctgcaacccccccagagagaAGCAGGGGAGAgttccaggggaaccacccagcagccacagtgcagaagctccagggagctgcagcgacgagcctcCAGGCCCCGCCGTCAGCCATCTgcacccgagcagatccagccacgaaccccgggacatatcactccccaagcagaggcccgaccgaTTGttttttaacacacacacacacacacgtatatatatatatatatatgtgtgtgtgtgtgtgtgtacagggGGTTTGGCTATagggctatagcagcccggccatgtatattgaccctgtggagctcctgacggacagttctggtggaaacaggagagttgaggtgcacatttaattctgccgtgggcagccgtggttttatgttttttggatacaatctgggttagcatccaaacatccctttcagacagcttcctcttgcatccacagttaatcctgttggatgtggttcgtccttcttggtggtatgctgacattaccctggataccgtggctcttgatacgtcacaaagacttgctgtcttggtcacagatgctccagcaagacgtgcaccaacaatttgtcctcttttgaactctggtatgtcacccataatgttgtgtgcatttcaatattttgagcaaaactgtgctcttaccctgctaattgaaccttcacactctgctcttactggtgcaatgtgcaatcaatgaagactggctaccaggctggtccaatttagccatgaaacctcccacactaaaatgacaggtgtttcagattcattgtccaacaccggtatgtatgtatgtatatatataaatcagaAAATTTCTATCTTTCTTTTCCTATAGGTAAAGctcttaattatttaattatcacAACAATTATGACAATCATTTTCTCTTAAAGCTTTCATAGTGTCTCACGAACCCAAAGGAGGACTTGTGTCTCATACTGCAAGTTCAGTTCTTATAGTGTTTCTAAAAGTATTATGGACTACTATCCTTCATCTTACAGGAAACTGCTTCTTCATTGGATTTGGGTGGCAGACATTAAATTTTCTTCAAAACTCGAGTTAAACTTCGTTCTTCTAAAAAGCCTCTGTCAAGGTTGTTTTAGATGTCCCTAggttatgttttcagttcacTGTTATTGGCTGCTGGGGAACATCTCTAAACCTTTTACCAGTGCTTTTTGCTCTGCTCTCTTCATTCTACATTACAAATCACAATTTTAGGtatctttatttaaactttattcaCGTGTCTTGCTTAATTTCTTTGTCTCAGTTGTGTCTATTTCTGGTCCTATAAGCTAATATCCTCTCTTTTCCAAAGTGGAAGATAAATGGTGTTCCTTAATGGTTTTATTTCAACTAGATGTTGCTTAAAAGGGAGTTCCTTCCAGTTTTGATTATCGTCCTGATAATGATCAAAAAGTTGAATTGACTCccaaatttgttttttccttcGTGGCTCTTTTGGCAACAATTTTTgttatagatttaatttgtttttattttataaaataaaaaatctaagaTTAATTAAAGGGTTGCATGGTGGTGCAATTGGtagaactgttgccttgcagtaatacggtcctgggtttgaatccctgtgtggagattgcatgttctctcctttCTCCGTTCATGCATACaacagcttcctcccacaatccaaaaacatgactattattttaattggtAAAAGTAACCTGacaatatcagtgtttgttaCTTGAAATAAAGAGAGATAGTTCGGGTTAGTTATCTTGTGGATGTTTTAACTATCATTATAGTTTATTAATGTAGTGAATAAGGCAAATTACGAGGTTAGAGTTTcaagtattttaaagaatggCCATTGGGTTTAGTGTATAGCTGATTAAAAAGCTTTGTGACATGACAGATGTTTTCAGTGAAAGTTGCTCTCAGGGGAATGTTTCAGTTTTACTCCCTCATCAGTGACAGTCAGGAGGTTTTTGTACGACCATGTGTACAAACTGAATCACTGTGGTATTCGGACCAGGAACCAAGCTGATTGTAACAGgtaaggatttgtttttttgtgtgtattttacaAACAAAGTTGGTTATAGttattaattaaatattctAGTTTTTATAGAAATAAgcgtttatttttaaatcacattttgttgtaatttaaaggaaatatgcattaatgttttattttctgattgtcctcaatgtttgattaatctttatttttaaagcacataTTTAATGTTGTGAATTGAGGATGCATTACCATATATTACTGTGAATGCTTTTGCATGATGCTTTAACTAGTAATGAATGTAAACCTCactaaatatttcacttttttacttttagtgataGGTAATTGATTACACCCTTTAATTATTTTCGGCTCTATTTGTTCTGGTAAATTTTTATATCTTAAATTCCTGGAAATTCTGTCAAGACGTTGCTGTTTGGACAATCTCTGGATTAATTCACAGGCAGTtgcattttacaaatattttttattttttagtcgTGTTAATCTGTGATTTCAATAATTGGTTAATTttccttctttgtttttattcttttattttctgaatgttCTCCATGTTCCTCCAGGCTCCAGCCTCCCTCCTCCTGTCCTGACtgtcttccctccatccagtgtTGAGCTCCAGTCCAACAAAGCCACTCTGCTCTGTCTGTCCAGTCAGTCTGGACCCTTTGCAGATGTGAGCTGGCTGGTTGGTGGGAGTCCAGTGACCAGTGGGGTCTCTACCAGCACGGCTGTTCAGAGACCAGAGCAGACTTTCCAGATCAGCAGCTCTCTGACCATCCAGACATCAGACTGGAACATGAATACACTTTACACATGTAAAGTGTCTTTGGGCTCCCAGACTTCAGAGAAAACCATCAGCAAGTCAGGATGTCCTGGTGAAGAATAGCAGAGGACCACAACCATCATTTATAATCTGCTTCTgtgctgctgtttgtgtttgtttttttctaatcaAGTTTAGATATAATATTGCAAACATGAATCTGTctgtttgtgatttattttgtgaaatattgCTTTGCATTTCATTAATAAAAGataactaaaaaataaaatatatgctcATGTTTATTTATGTCTATAGCAATGATTAGAACTGTttcaaaatgcaacatttaaatagtgttaatttaaacatacaaacactcatttcagtttttttttttttttttcgtaaaAGCATGATAAACCTATAATGCTATGATTACAAAAacaatttccaaaaacaatgttgtaacaggacaaaattaaactttccgagtcaattatttaaaatggcAAATAAATCTGATTAGGAGAGGAACAAGTGAAACAGAGTATTTATCCACAGACAGTGAAGCATCACTTCTCTTACAGGAAACATCTGCAGGcttctgctttctttttcttttatgtaaATGATAGAGTTTCATTTTTGAAGGTACAATTCCTAAAACAATGGTTTTAACTGTCAGTTTCTCAATATTTAATATGTTGAAAGACATCCATCTACATGTGCAAAGCCTAAACTAAATGCATCATTAATCATTGTTTATAAATTAAGATAAATTGAAATTCTAACATTCAGAAGTATCCATTATAGAGATTACATCACAGGTCCTTCTTCTGTCAGTCACTCCAGATTCATTATTGTATTGAATAACTCTTCCAGCACCACCTCCCCTCATGAGAGATTATTTTAACTGACTAATatctaaattaataaaacaagaaaatattgtGGGCAGTTCCAGAGACAGTTGACACTTGAACTATTCATTTacatgaagataaaaaaaaatggaggggatttctgcagctgcatCCTGTGAAGACAGAGAGGgagaaattagaaaattatgCTTCACTGACAGAGgatgaaaattcagtttcatcTGCCCTCATCCTTCAAAAGGTTGCCAgtattttaacaattaaaaacagaTACTTATTCACTTCTGTTTTCTCTCTGGTTGTTTTGCcagtaaaattattttgacTGCATGTAatcaaatattttcataaaaaGTATTAGTTAAAAAGGTgatatttgtttctttctgtGATGCAAATGAACTAATTACTACTTGATTTATTACTGAACTaaagtgtaaagcgctttgaagTCCTTTAGACTTgacaaagtgctatacaagtgcaggccacttACCATTTTAAAGTTATAGTTGCAAGTTTAGTTCCTCAACACTAGTAAGTATATCAGTGACATCATATGACTACAGATATTTAAAGAGAGGCTGAGGAGTAGCTTTGAGTAACATGTGCAGGTTCATTATGCTATCAAAGAAGAAAAGTATGACTAAATTAAAGTAATCATAATTGGAcaattaaaattcaattttttaaatgcaattcTTAATTTCTTTAATGATTTTTGGGTTTCAATGCAAAACCAAATGATTATATAATAGCCTAATGTGTTCGTTAGTTCTTAACAACCCATTCCTCCAGTTTTCAGTCAATGACAGAAACAATCCAGAATATAAAAGACAACACAGACAGATACAGATAACATTCATGACATAGGGCCCATCTGGGATTTACCTTCCTGCTGTGAGGCTACAGAGCCAAACACCTTGCTGTTAAAcatgaaaatcttttttaattcagttaaaTATAATTGTTTACAGAGACAACAAAGCAAACCAGTCTATAATactgaatgaattaaaaaaacaatccagatttttttttatcttccagcaccaaatcatttcaaaaaccttatcataatattctctattattattatttctttaaattttgcctttaacctcttaagcctgAGGGTCCCCTTACAAGGGGACTTGGCCTCTTTAGCTATAATTAACACATTCGTAGCTGACTAACTCTGAGACTGACACACACTTGTCATATGTCCAGATCTTCATCTGAGACTCCTCTAAAAAAGTGTCTACTTCATTCTTATATCCACTGACCACACCTCAAACACCATgcaa is a window of Girardinichthys multiradiatus isolate DD_20200921_A chromosome Y, DD_fGirMul_XY1, whole genome shotgun sequence DNA encoding:
- the LOC124863867 gene encoding immunoglobulin lambda-1 light chain-like — protein: MLGSLCTLITALTCVSGVTVVTQKPPLVTVRKGETATMDCNLGTVTESSARWYRQIPGEVPLYMLRFYHSYSSPKYETGFPSSRHTATHQSTSDYRLIINNVEEGDSAVYYCQTWDDSVNEVVFGPGTKLIVTGSSLPPPVLTVFPPSSVELQSNKATLLCLSSQSGPFADVSWLVGGSPVTSGVSTSTAVQRPEQTFQISSSLTIQTSDWNMNTLYTCKVSLGSQTSEKTISKSGCPGEE